From the genome of Monomorium pharaonis isolate MP-MQ-018 chromosome 2, ASM1337386v2, whole genome shotgun sequence, one region includes:
- the LOC105833363 gene encoding prostate stem cell antigen: MPNFAKWHFALIVISCVTIGHALECYVCTDQEGNRDKCLNTIKTCEQGQDICLTEIKWGSTPYWSQGAKKQFYVSKKCATKRECERLQRNNMPDCTHIWYQDWKCSSCCQGDRCNYYVISGGNKRKTHSGIFAITVLVSLLGASRFQ, translated from the exons ATGCCGAATTTTGCAAAGTGGCATTTCGCGCTAATCGTTATTTCTTGTGTGACGATCG GCCACGCCCTAGAGTGTTACGTTTGTACGGATCAGGAAGGCAATCGAGATAAATGCTTGAATACCATCAAGACCTGCGAACAGGGACAAGATATTTGCCTGACGGAGATTAAATGGGGCA GTACACCATATTGGTCTCAAGGTGctaagaaacaattttatgtcTCTAAAAAATGTGCTACTAAAAGAGAATGCGAGAGATTGCAACGCAATAACATGCCTGATTGCACTCATATCTGGTATCAGGATTGGAAGTGTTCCTCTTGCTGTCAAGGTGATAGGTGTAACTACTATGTTATT tcTGGtggaaacaaaagaaaaacacaTAGTGGTATATTTGCCATAACAGTCTTGGTCTCTTTGTTGGGTGCATCGAGATTTCAATGA